A section of the Candidatus Binatia bacterium genome encodes:
- the rpoA gene encoding DNA-directed RNA polymerase subunit alpha, with protein MLPQENWRGLIRPRKLEPDSKELTATYGKFVAEPLERGFGITLGNALRRVLLSSLQGCAVTAVRIDGVLHEFSTLPGVREDVADIILNLKEVRFKMDEGHEAMGRVDVRGERVVTAADIVLGPHVQVLNPEQHIATLSRDGRLQMDLTVKLGRGYVPAERNKDETAPVGTIPIDAVFSPIRKVNFTVTNARVAQRTDYDRLTLEVWTDGSVKPDDAIAYAARILQDQLGVFINFVETQPVEEAKEAAKQPQFNENLFRSVAELDLSVRAANCLQNAGIKYIGELVQKTEQEMLKTKNFGRKSLNEIKEILRQMGLELGMKLENFPSRAELDARWAREKESA; from the coding sequence ATGCTACCGCAAGAAAACTGGCGAGGCCTCATCCGGCCGCGGAAGTTAGAGCCAGACTCGAAAGAGCTCACTGCAACGTACGGCAAGTTCGTTGCAGAACCGCTAGAGCGTGGCTTTGGAATAACCCTCGGAAATGCGCTGCGGCGTGTGTTGCTGTCCTCGCTGCAAGGGTGTGCAGTGACGGCTGTTCGGATCGACGGTGTGTTGCACGAGTTCTCCACGTTGCCTGGTGTGCGCGAGGACGTGGCGGATATCATCCTGAACCTCAAGGAAGTACGCTTCAAAATGGATGAGGGCCACGAAGCGATGGGAAGAGTTGATGTGCGGGGGGAGAGAGTCGTCACGGCCGCAGACATTGTGTTGGGGCCGCATGTGCAGGTGCTCAACCCCGAACAGCACATCGCAACCCTGTCGCGCGATGGTCGGCTGCAGATGGACCTGACCGTAAAACTTGGTCGGGGTTATGTGCCGGCCGAGCGCAACAAGGACGAAACAGCACCAGTGGGCACGATCCCGATTGACGCGGTCTTCTCGCCGATTCGCAAGGTGAACTTTACGGTGACAAACGCTCGCGTGGCCCAGAGGACGGACTACGACCGCCTCACTCTGGAGGTGTGGACGGATGGGAGCGTGAAGCCGGACGATGCCATTGCATACGCGGCACGGATCCTACAAGACCAGCTCGGAGTCTTTATCAATTTTGTTGAAACGCAGCCGGTGGAAGAGGCGAAGGAGGCGGCGAAGCAGCCGCAATTCAACGAAAATCTCTTTCGCAGTGTTGCGGAGCTGGATTTGTCGGTGCGCGCGGCCAACTGCCTGCAAAATGCCGGGATCAAATACATTGGCGAGCTCGTCCAAAAGACCGAGCAAGAGATGCTGAAGACGAAAAACTTCGGGCGGAAGTCATTGAACGAGATCAAAGAAATTCTGCGCCAAATGGGTCTAGAGCTCGGTATGAAATTGGAAAATTTCCCGTCACGTGCGGAGCTGGATGCCCGCTGGGCGA